The following are encoded together in the Hoplias malabaricus isolate fHopMal1 chromosome 3, fHopMal1.hap1, whole genome shotgun sequence genome:
- the LOC136691747 gene encoding tumor necrosis factor receptor superfamily member 17, protein MIPVESKCAKNYYYDGLLENCQHCSIRCNSPPTICNKYCKITSTLHIDAGEDQNVQTILIVLFVFLGACTTLTAILRVIRRKTCKHHILVKAQEQVPSESERDSDTSEQYEDVDKSAAASETADVEEGMTLTHYNSHLPLPSTEEGATMLVTTKTVQTYNCSTHCTQGVTLGLWRSG, encoded by the exons atgattccag TTGAGAGCAAATGTGCcaagaattattattatgatgGACTTCTGGAGAATTGTCAGCACTGCTCCATCAGATGCAACTCTCCACCAACAATTTGCAACAAATATTGTAAGATAACGTCAA CACTGCATATAGACGCTGGAGAGGACCAAAATGTGCAAACAATTCTCATAGTGCTCTTTGTGTTCCTTGGTGCTTGCACTACTCTGACTGCAATCCTGAGGGTGATTCGCAGAAAGACCTGTAAACATCACATCTTAGTGAAAG CTCAAGAACAAGTGCCATCTGAAAGTGAGAGAGATTCTGATACAAGTGAGCAGTATGAGGATGTGGATAAATCTGCAGCTGCTAGTGAAACAGCGGATGTAGAAGAGGGCATGACCTTAACTCACTACAACTCCCACCTCCCTTTGCCCTCCACTGAAGAGGGTGCTACGATGCTGGTCACAACAAAGACTGTGCAAACATATAACTGCAGTACACATTGCACACAGGGTGTAACATTAGGTCTCTGGAGAAGTGGCTGA